In Toxoplasma gondii ME49 chromosome X, whole genome shotgun sequence, a single genomic region encodes these proteins:
- a CDS encoding zinc finger (CCCH type) motif-containing protein (encoded by transcript TGME49_224630): MMKSSGEPNMHLTGEAAAAVLEGGKVVATSSETKNESGDGRTGSYTPNKDGVVLQQEQGEIATSRTPWRLADTRTRQGNARASTEENSDSATVRMLTTCTDLVVASRKGMSDAKDDPNERSIPTLLKSPDTAITYPEQMADPAATGGANPERCCTEAREAFTLPSRSTSASSVEQHMSQPIPRLLAATVAVRFRSLDALHAKNCPVEPSARMREQMRTDGDVVGRLLGAESRTTEEGPGRFPKPAAHGEEVDRERDAERRTFNVIPPRSPPAQQCIATPARQLNQMPEIRSASKETRADSANASRQGTSNATSTVPKVFSPTASDRNVGSIFTVYSPPIPSGHETNEQKTALSSPQGQNITSPERLLSIGPPPFTERPTYKTFHSSPLRAKWSESEESACQLTERAGQIPISEGSTTSCRGEDECGLPMVSRDSLSDSVRRKEADKQTASDPAPPRVPLTSTILADRRSVFYKTQMCPHAIRGRCRLDKRCSFAHSKRELRTPPKLDKTKICASVKAGILCPNGDACSFAHSRNELRHTVAFYKTNMCRNWKAGACLHPETCNHAHGMYELLFFRSLAAGSGCRDFKKEEEVCMGMGSGTGNLDSAKNSDTNDWKLFTGKDLEDERNGTSNGTGVRTEDNRRVFASSTLESLTRQQDLLSNSITSAPSQGHQYETVFPTSRGTEQDYKQRTSYEQPDPATRRQYCLGSFESRIHSSANRLESPERRKYSGNENIQEAGSNKVEIPVHDSTRTDKGRVRLPSEGGSKHGTTGTRKGRKRGSGAFAGCRNGKAVSGSYPTSLVSMIVQNRNRAVSGWKQERPFVADDRYSCATVTTLTTQKQVDCSFLGGCGKETVTQVCRGTTEVGGDKTACATASQVESPQTYLQSTSLQKENIVTRKDMGMKRRGMRKTAENFTMMAEVSEAGIRPPPPPPPPKAVEHIDLFDDSALGVAATGLWPFLSAVAGNTQHMRRQKDMQLLLLQLQRLKRAQVDHVSGELLEEVQQQLLKAATRPKCQQQTNAGGMCLQRKGTGESRTTELQEGAELHDGSENEDSYLKRQFSSSELLGEGSKKGTRPGNRELRQESDTTNAALIALANKLLPSMVQPYSGRGANMPAVNDNCVRHQQVPAICKNALIPAVAVEDDVPVRMGCKTPQEAHPSIHMHESSSHEYRLFDVSNAASDMPVPPVATIPDLAGVNASVALQRAASDRVHVMYEEATERLTQEESSMEAQTTSCSPVNLPASLSPAPLPNEETGSFECMDTGVSWSITEGSRNVRPPSVSPGAAVEIVGISNGLPELASPQTWILSRTDVADNVDVEWDRREAARVPFVTRDESSPEAEAAEVFAALCRESAETGRRSTEFPAFPYPPIDIAQRALVAEKNHRRRQRFEEASDNDSTTMEKELRSLSIEGASVSRAVDWLAMALPTEDSCTVHSRGDMLPGRADCAIRTSLGPPVPVSFPGTTETPVQLDTGLTWRDGHELWGGDMLESPQDIPWMPAALPGHEDHVTGLTSPGSPPGNAPALTAIESRSGFLRPLGWSELNGDAGSFQPTQAHSGSTDTTGLSLAVIRQQLEVREATVVKRDKEHADGETVAPRFDVTSETSPGSPEGSAASSDNSGSSEPSWDASVGATPSVLESSTPSTTAGYGSPTWRNKTANCVIVPQDETGHKKQLLVEAEKCFEEGNTKSFCTISGQQIRGDALLGDKSGAQQALTSLPGEDSSSANRIESISAQCSVPEDFAVPSGGMNEADLALLKLKTSIAGMDYIPSNHDPGHASCNQWRLTRHPVRSNLVNNDEEGRQISCSVDFTALAGKAVHQGQGVPASERALHHIWNLDTQQAAHLSLGQRRSPAVQSKHGIAAEDDAALGPACRLPFRKSVESMCWPCRRLCCHSETETQSSVDTFGHTSVDPLTLIEGMMHALGFEGYKHRVNFF; encoded by the exons ACCTTACGGGCGAGGCAGCTGCAGCTGTGCTCGAAGGCGGCAAAGTGGTTGCGACGTCATCAGAGACAAAGAATGAGAGCGGAGACGGTCGGACGGGAAGCTACACGCCAAACAAAGATGGAGTCGTGCTACAGCAAGAGCAAGGAGAAATTGCCACATCTCGAACGCCTTGGAGACTTGCAGACACAAGGACTCGACAGGGGAATGCTCGAGCGTCAACCGAAGAGAACTCGGACTCGGCAACGGTACGAATGTTGACCACCTGCACCGATCTTGTGGTAGcttcgcgaaagggaatgAGTGATGCAAAAGACGACCCGAACGAGCGATCCATTCCTACGCTTCTGAAAAGTCCAGATACGGCTATAACATACCCTGAACAAATGGCGGACCCAGCCGCAACCGGAGGGGCGAATCCGGAAAGGTGTTGCACGGAAGCTCGCGAAGCATTCACACTGCCGTCGAGGTCAACATCTGCTTCGTCGGTTGAGCAGCACATGTCACAGCCCATTCCGCGACTCCTTGCAGCGACCGTGGCCGTCAGGTTTCGTTCTCTAGATGCCTTGCACGCTAAAAATTGTCCCGTCGAGCCTTCGGCTCGCATGCGTGAGCAGATGAGAACTGACGGTGACGTAGTTGGTCGTTTGTTGGGAGCTGAGTCGCGGACGACTGAGGAGGGACCTGGGCGGTTCCCAAAGCCGGCAGCACACGGTGAGGAAGTGGATCGTGAACGCGATGCCGAAAGGCGTACCTTCAACGTGATACCGCCGCGCTCACCTCCGGCCCAGCAATGCATAGCGACACCGGCACGCCAACTTAACCAAATGCCAGAGATACGTTCGGCGTCTAAGGAAACGCGTGCAGATTCCGCAAACGCCAGTAGACAGGGAACGTCGAATGCAACGTCGACAGTGCCCAAGGTATTTTCGCCGACAGCGTCTGACAGAAACGTCGGGTCCATATTCACTGTGTACAGTCCGCCCATACCATCGGGCCACGAGACCAACGAACAGAAAACAGCATTGTCGTCACCTCAGGGACAAAACATCACCTCTCCGGAGCGACTGTTGTCCATAGGTCCGCCTCCATTCACGGAACGCCCAACGTATAAAACTTTCCACAGCTCACCTCTTCGTGCCAAGTGGAGTGAAAGTGAGGAATCCGCGTGTCAGCTCACTGAACGCGCTGGACAAATTCCTATATCAGAGGGATCCACCACCAGTTGTAGAGGCGAGGATGAGTGTGGGCTACCAATGGTTAGCCGTGATAGCCTCTCCGATTCAGTGCGACGGAAAGAAGCTGATAAGCAAACCGCGTCGGATCCTGCACCTCCGCGTGTTCCTTTGACCTCAACAATCTTGGCTGACCGCCGTTCTGTGTTTTACAAGACGCAGATGTGCCCCCATGCGATCCGTGGTCGTTGCCGACTCGACAAGCGTTGTAGCTTCGCCCACAGCAAGCGGGAACTCCGCACACCTCCGAAACTCGACAAAACGAAGATATGCGCCAGCGTGAAGGCAGGGATCTTGTGCCCAAACG GTGACGCCTGTTCCTTCGCGCACAGTCGGAATGAGCTGCGCCACACCGTCGCTTTTTACAAAACAAACATGTGCCGCAACTGGAAGGCCGGAGCGTGTTTACATCCAGAGACATGCAACCACGCTCACGGAATGTACGAgctgcttttctttcgcagCTTAGCTGCAGGATCCGGCTGCAGGGATTtcaaaaaagaagaggaggtgTGCATGGGTATGGGGTCGGGAACTGGCAATTTAGACTCTGCGAAAAACAGCGATACAAATGATTGGAAGTTGTTTACGGGGAAGGACCTGGAGGACGAGCGCAATGGAACAAGCAACGGAACTGGCGTCCGTACTGAAGATAACCGAAGAGTGTTTGCGTCATCCACTCTAGAATCTCTCACCCGTCAGCAGGACCTGCTCAGTAATTCGATCACGTCCGCACCCTCGCAGGGACATCAATATGAAACAGTCTTCCCTACTTCAAGAGGAACCGAACAAGACTACAAGCAGCGCACTTCGTATGAGCAGCCGGATCCCGCGACCAGACGACAATACTGTCTCGGAAGCTTCGAATCACGCATCCACTCTTCTGCGAACAGATTGGAAAGTCCAGAACGGAGGAAATACTCTGGTAACGAAAATATCCAGGAAGCTGGAAGCAACAAGGTCGAAATCCCTGTGCATGATAGCACTCGTACAGATAAGGGCAGAGTCCGGCTGCCTTCCGAGGGAGGTTCCAAGCATGGCACCACGGGTACGCGGAAAGGACGGAAGAGAGGATCCGGCGCTTTTGCGGGCTGCAGGAACGGAAAAGCAGTGAGCGGTTCTTACCCAACGTCGCTAGTCAGTATGATCGTTCAAAACAGGAACCGTGCAGTGTCGGGGTGGAAACAGGAGCGTCCATTTGTGGCCGATGACCGCTACAGCTGTGCAACAGTGACCACGTTGACAACCCAGAAGCAGGTCGACTGTTCATTCTTAGGTGGTTGTGGGAAAGAAACGGTCACGCAAGTATGTCGAGGGACGACGGAGGTTGGTGGCGAtaagactgcatgcgctacTGCGTCACAGGTGGAATCTCCTCAGACGTACCTGCAGTCAACATCGCTTCAGAAAGAGAACATAGTGACACGCAAAGACATGGGAATGAAGAGGCGGGGCATGCGTAAGACAGCTGAGAACTTCACGATGATGGCAGAGGTCTCTGAAGCGGGAATTCGTCCTCCTCCGCCACCGCCGCCACCGAAAGCTGTCGAGCATATCGATCTATTTGATGACAGCGCCTTGGGTGTGGCTGCAACCGGATTGTggccttttctttctgctgttGCGGGGAACACGCAGCACATGCGGCGACAGAAGGACATGCAGCTCCTACTACTACAGCTTCAACGACTGAAGCGCGCACAAGTGGACCACGTTTCCGGAGAGCTGCTGGAAGAGGTTCAGCAGCAGCTACTAAAAGCAGCGACGAGGCCAAAATGTCAGCAGCAGACAAATGCGGGTGGAATGTGCCTTCAGAGAAAGGGGACAGGGGAGTCCAGGACGACTGAGTTACAAGAGGGTGCCGAGTTGCACGACGGCTCTGAAAATGAGGATTCGTATTTGAAGCGTCAGTTTTCCTCGTCAGAGCTGCTAGGTGAGGGTTCAAAAAAGGGGACCCGTCCCGGCAACCGGGAGCTGAGACAGGAGAGTGACACCACCAATGCTGCTCTCATAGCTCTTGCGAATAAACTTTTGCCTAGTATGGTACAGCCTTACTCTGGAAGGGGCGCAAATATGCCAGCCGTGAACGATAATTGCGTCCGGCACCAGCAGGTGCCAGCAATCTGCAAAAATGCGCTGATCCCAGCGGTGGCTGTGGAAGATGACGTGCCGGTGCGGATGGGATGCAAGACGCCGCAGGAAGCACACCCTTCAATCCACATGCATGAGTCATCCAGCCACGAATACCGGTTGTTCGACGTCAGCAATGCTGCGAGTGACATGCCGGTTCCGCCAGTCGCAACAATTCCAGATCTGGCGGGTGTTAATGCATCGGTGGCTCTCCAACGAGCCGCCAGCGACCGTGTTCACGTGATGTATGAAGAGGCTACTGAAAGACTAACGCAGGAAGAAAGTTCGATGGAAGCCCAAACTACCTCCTGTAGCCCCGTGAATTTACCCGCCTCACTCTCACCAGCCCCTCTCCCAAATGAAGAAACGGGAAGCTTCGAGTGTATGGATACTGGCGTGTCATGGTCTATAACTGAAGGATCGAGGAACGTCCGACCACCGTCAGTGTCTCCAGGAGCAGCTGTAGAGATTGTTGGCATTTCCAATGGATTGCCAGAGCTCGCTTCACCACAAACCTGGATTTTAAGCAGAACGGATGTGGCTGATAATGTAGATGTCGAGtgggacagaagagaggcggcgcgcgTGCCGTTCGTGACACGCGATGAGTCATCACCAGAGGCGGAAGCGGCAGAAGTTTTTGCAGCGCTCTGTCGAGAATCCGCAGAAACTGGAAGACGGTCTACAGAGTTCCCAGCATTCCCATACCCCCCAATAGATATAGCACAGCGGGCGTTGGTGGCGGAGAAAAACCACCGACGTCGGCAACGATTTGAAGAAGCCAGCGACAATGACAGCACCACAATGGAGAAGGAACTTAGAAGTCTTTCCATCGAAGGGGCGTCTGTTAGTCGGGCGGTCGATTGGCTGGCAATGGCATTACCGACGGAGGATTCCTGCACCGTGCATAGCCGCGGGGATATGTTACCTGGTAGAGCAGACTGTGCAATACGGACCTCCCTGGGACCGCCAGTGCCAGTAAGTTTCCCTGGGACGACAGAAACGCCTGTGCAGCTCGATACTGGCCTTACATGGAGGGATGGGCACGAGTTGTGGGGAGGAGATATGTTGGAATCGCCACAAGATATTCCCTGGATGCCAGCAGCACTACCAGGACACGAAGACCACGTCACCGGTTTGACAAGCCCGGGAAGCCCCCCCGGGAACGCGCCCGCTTTAACTGCCatagagtcgcgttctgGCTTCCTCCGTCCCCTAGGTTGGTCAGAGCTCAACGGTGATGCTGGCTCTTTCCAACCCACCCAGGCTCACTCGGGGTCGACAGACACCACAGGTTTGAGTCTTGCAGTGATACGTCAGCAGCTGGAAGTTAGGGAGGCGACAGTTGtcaagagagacaaggagcaTGCGGATGGAGAGACGGTAGCACCGCGTTTTGACGTCACCTCTGAGACCAGTCCTGGGAGCCCTGAAGGCAGCGCAGCGTCAAGCGATAACAGTGGCAGCAGTGAGCCATCTTGGGACGCCAGTGTCGGCGCCACACCTTCGGTTTTAGAATCGAGTACTCCCTCTACTACAGCTGGCTACGGGTCGCCTACGTGGAGGAACAAGACAGCAAATTGCGTCATCGTCCCACAGGATGAAACAGGACACAAGAAGCAACTGTTAGTGGAAGCTGAGAAGTGCTTCGAGGAGGGTAACACAAAGTCATTTTGTACGATCAGTGGGCAGCAGATCCGTGGTGATGCTCTGCTTGGAGACAAAAGCGGAGCTCAGCAAGCCTTGACTTCACTACCCGGCGAAGACTCTTCGTCGGCCAATCGCATCGAAAGCATATCAGCACAGTGCAGTGTTCCAGAGGATTTCGCCGTTCCTAGCGGCGGAATGAATGAGGCAGATTTAGCTTTGTTGAAATTGAAGACAAGCATAGCTGGTATGGACTATATCCCTAGTAATCATGACCCAGGACATGCTTCTTGCAATCAGTGGAGGTTGACCCGCCACCCTGTACGTTCGAATTTAGTGAACAATGACGAAGAGGGACGACAAATTTCGTGTTCTGTGGACTTCACTGCATTGGCTGGAAAAGCGGTGCACCAAGGACAAGGTGTGCCGGCGTCCGAACGGGCGCTACACCACATTTGGAATCTGGACACACAGCAGGCCGCGCATCTATCTCTTGGACAGCGCCGGTCTCCGGCGGTTCAGAGTAAACACGGGATAGCAGCTGAAGATGACGCTGCTTTGGGTCCAGCATgccgtcttccttttcgtaAGAGTGTGGAAAGCATGTGCTGGCCGTGCCGTCGTCTGTGTTGTCACTCGGAGACGGAAACGCAGAGTAGTGTGGATACCTTTGGTCATACCAGTGTAGATCCACTTACGTTAATTGAGGGTATGATGCACGCACTCGGATTCGAGGGATACAAGCATCGAGTCAATTTTTTTTGA